A segment of the Brienomyrus brachyistius isolate T26 chromosome 13, BBRACH_0.4, whole genome shotgun sequence genome:
TGGTCGTGACTGACTTCAATGTGCTTCTTCATGATGATCCAGGTGACGGCCTCCGTCAGCGGGGGGGTGGTCAGGGAGCCTGCATACGTCCAGTAGTCGTCTGTGTTAGATGGCAGGAGGCAGCTGGGGTCAAACCTATTAAActccaccacgctgtcctggagCAGATGGCACAGGGAGAATTCCCTCCTTGAACACACGTCCCCTTGAAACACACACCTGTAGCAAGTTACAATAACTGCAACATGCTAGCTTCTTTTACAACTTCACTGTTACATGTACTCACAAAATAATGCAGCAGTACTACTTATTTCTCAGTGAAACATCACTCATGAAGAACGTTCCAAACTGAATACATGCAGTTCACCTCACTGGCCACTAGAGGGGGGCAAAGATCCATTTCACAATTGAAAAAAACTATATGGAAAGGGCTCACTGATAACTCACCTTGTGCCTGATTGCAGGGAGGGCATCCACGAGTTTCTGCAGACCGTCATGTCTCTTCCCCACCTAGAGCCAGATCAGAAATATCCGATTGCTCTTCTGGGACATTCTGGCATAATTACACATGCAATACATCTAGTCATCATTGAGCTGGGGCTCTCTCTCCTATGTCTGAAGGCCCAGAATTAACCTCAGCTAAGTGCACTAAAATACACTACAATTTACTGCGAGAGTTACTGACTATAACCCTACAATGTGCTGGTTTAGCTGGTCAGTTAACTGGCCAAACACCTCCCCCCGTGCTGTTTTACTACCTCAGCTAGGACATGGGAACTCGGAGCTGTGCACACATAAATTGCGGCAGGGTGCGACTCGCACCTTCAGAAAGATGCCGATGACCGCAAGCCcattctcctccatcaccgCCTCCTCAAACAGGCTGTACTTCTCCGAGTTCCAGTGGACCAGGTGAAGCTTTGGGAAGACGAGCAAAAGCACAATTATTGTGTTGCTGAGGTGGCCTTTCCCCCCCGATCGCACCCCCCTCATCCTCACCCCCCACACATAGCCTCAGCTGTGGGGACTCTGATGGAGTGTCTGAAGTGAGAAACTTCACCTCATATCCCAGTGCTGTGATTCTCTTTTTGTCTGTGTGAACTGGCTATTCAGACCTCAGTGAGTATCCTGAAATGGGCACAGGCACTCAGCGGCTGTCTGCTGGGACGTCTCATTACGTGTTGACTCTGAATGACATCCTACTGGGTTACGACTTGGTTTAACAAGCATGCCCTGCACCAGCCTACTGAGGGCCAGATCCAGGGACTCCCGGCCTTAGGAGTTGCACAAAATCCACATTCTGGGAGATTAAAGGCTCATATCCGACTAGCAGATTAATGCTACAATGGAGTGATTGGGGGACTCTAATATTACAGTAAGACAGGGTCGGGACACAAAGCACAGGCAGTCGGGACACCGCCTTTCTGCAGCAAATCAACTGCCTATAGTTGCTTCTCCACAATACACCGTAACCATTATTACACCGAACATCAAGAGAAACACAAAGACACGAAAACAAGCGAAAACCTCAGCTGGGTAGAGGCAGCGGTCCACAGTATGCTCCGAACCCCAGGCGTTGCTCTCCCCCCAGTGGAAGTGGAATTGGCAGAGCCGGTATTGGTCTTCCAGGGGGCCACCTCTGAGTGCTGAGGGAAGACACCAGGATCAGGAGAGCAGACAGCCCCAGAGCCTCCGCCCCAGCAAGGATAGAACTCCAAAACATATCACACACGACATGTTAATTTGTAGAAAGTCAGTAAAATAAATCCAGTGGTGAAGTTTGCCTACACAAGTTTGTCTCCTGTCTACATAACAAACACATAGAAACGTCCATGTACTATTACAATGCAGTAACAATCTGAGTGATTTGCTAACACTGAAAGTGCACCTCACTGCCAGTTACCATAGTGAGACGGAAGAGCAGAAGGACACGATTCTACCGGAACAGGGCTTATAACAGCCTGTACTTTTTGCATGGATGATTTAAAGATTAAATGGACTGAAGAAGGAGGATTATTATGGATAAGAATTTAGTCAAAACAAGCCCTGGGCTGAAGGCACCTCAGAGAGGCGGGGGCAGACTTGGTCAAAGAACACCTGCCACACAGCAGCCCTCGGGATGTTGTGACTGACCTGGAACAAATACAGCCAGGCCCCCAGCCACGGCAGCCAGCCCCTAGTCACTGTGTCACTGTGCAGCCTTGGGGGACAGCGCTGCCTTGCCACCCCAGCCAGGTTCAGTAGGTTCACCCTGGTCAGATTAGCTGAGGCCATAAGTCCAAAAACTGGCTGGGGCTATTGTTGTCTGACCAAAGACCGAGCCTAAGCACGCAAGCACTGCGTCATGGATACGTCAAGAAAAATACTGATTACATCTATATTCTGTTTTTCAGCTCTCTAAATCTGCTGCAATGGCATGTTAAACATGGACAGTATTTACATGCACTAATACTCCAGTGTTGCACAGCAAGCCTGTTCATTGATCGAATTGTCTGTTACATATTATATGTTCATGTTGTATTATGTTAGTTACATTATAGGTTTTGTTATAAGTTTCTTATGTTACTTTATGTTATGTAGTAGTCTACCCTCCTACTCCCATCTCCGTAAATTATTGATAATTGCACTATGTCAATTATTCCAGAGTTCCATCTTTTACCACTGTCCTGTCATGAATGTTGCACCGTGGGTTCAGGAGGAACATTATTTTGTATCACTGTGTTCTGTATGTTattgagatgacaataaagctttACCTGGCTGGGCTAAACCATACATATAATGACATAATACACATCtccaatattattattatcaataaaGCATATGTTGTCCCAATGACACTGGCTGCTTCCAGCACCTGTTCTGTGAGCATTCCTACAGTGGTCAGACACAGAGCTGCAACCTAAGCTTTTGTTTAAGAACAAAGAAGTGTATTCAGCCAGTGCCcatttacccacaatgcaatgcTGCTATGAGAAACCACATTAGACGTAATCAGAGGAGACACTTCACTGAGGCTGCCTTATTGCTtgctttctctgtctgcttttctatTCGAATGAAGGAATGCTGGGCACACTGACAAGTTACCTTCTCTATCAATACATACTGTGCCAAGCAGGGCTGTTACATGCCCTCTGGATGTCATATGTCTGGGTGTGTTTTATACTGTTACTGCATGCAGTGTCATTGTGTTTCAAGGATCTCTCCCATATAGCAAAGCAGAAAAACAGCTATGCTGCAATAAGAACAAAGACCGCATAAAGAGAAGTAAAACAAGTGATCATCTTGCATAGAAAAGGAGATCAGCGATGACAGGTTCAGCTTTGCTACTTGCACACAGGTCAAGATGTAAAGATTAAAATGACAAACTCACTAGCAAATTAACAAACATAATGATTGCAAAAGTTCACTGCTCTACTCTAGTGTCAGACATTCTACTCATGAAATTCAAGCTGAAAGGTACAATAGCATTTCCCAGAGGGGCACTCCACACTGAAAGGTTTTAGGCAGCGCTGTGTGCCTTTAACCTCTGTACTCTGCCACTCAACTGGATCGCGTTAAAAACGGTTCCTTTTCACAGATTTATCTGCTTTCACAGCTGGATGCCTAATAATGGATTACAGAGTTGGGCACAAACTCACTGGATTTGTCCGTGGTGTCATCAAACTCCACCAGGAAGGAGTATCCATTGTTCCAGATCTGCTGGCATGTCCTGGGGTCGTATCTGATGGAGATGGGCTGGAGGTGGGGGTCGTAGATGCTCTTGCGCATGGTGATGTTGATTGGGGACTGTCGGTCACCCCCAGGGATGGCCAGGGGCTCCTGCCACATCGGGTGCACTGGTGGGGGGGAAACAGAGGCAGAGAGGTGTCAATGTGCGCACTCATTGAGCTAAGTCAGGTTCAGGAAACCTTAGGCAATACTTGCACTAGCTTGAAATTACTTAAGAGGATTATGAAACAATACGAACGTTCAGCAGACCATAAACTGAATTTGTGCTTCAGGTTTAAGTAATAAATGCACTTTTAATGTGTAACTGGAAGGGATTTCTTCACCGTCGTTTGACTTGCGACTGTTAGTTAAACATGGATGTGGTGTGGCAGTTTTTATTCACTGAATTCTCTGCAGGGCTGTTAACTCAGATTTCCAGGGTGGTGTCCGCACCCCTCCCTGCCTTCTCCCGGCCTGCTCCTTTGCTCCCCAGCCCCGGGGCACATGTCTGCTGGCCCTTGCTGCCCTGTTCTTATGAGCACACCACTGCCCTCCCTCACAGACAAGTCTCCGCTAGGCAAAGCAATAAAGCAGCCGAAATGGCGTCTAATTGCCAGAAAGAATTCCACTACTGACAGGTCTAACAGGGCGTGTAGGTTCACTATGTCACACGGTAAATTGCAGAACGTTATGTACTTCACAATGTCAGTGTTTTACTGACAGCATATAAGCCGAGTAGAGTAAAGCTTCTTCACTTTGCCTCCCAAAGATGGAGAAATCTGTAAGTTTTAACCCACAAATGTCTTAACTAAACTTATGTGACACTGGGTTCCTCTTGTGGGAATTTAAACTTAgaactattttttaaaaaacaaaagaagatgaatgaatgaataaatgtaaatgtcacccaATCCTGCTCTCATATTTCACCTTGTCTAAATTACTAAAACTAGGTCACAGTCACATTGTTTTGCATCAGATGCTGCattaaaatacaaacaaaagCAAGGCAAGATGTCTAGAGGAAAGACTATCAGCCTTGTAATCCAGTCCTGTTCAATGACAGGTAAGCATAATATTGTATAATTACGTGATAACATGTTTAAAGTCAATGGAACTACATATATCTCCTAAAAATAACACTACAACACGCAAACATGATGAAAATAACTCATCCGATACACCTATTTACCGTTAAAAATCTATGATGACAGTAAAAATGTCGTTTCAAGCATCTAAACGAATTCGACACTGACCAGAAATGTCattaattatattataattataattattgttgTTGCCACCATGAAGAAGAATAAACTAGTTCAAGATCACACCGAGAGCTCGCGAGAGGCTACGTTAAGGGTACCGCAGCCATATGTATCTTTATATATTAGTTTaattcttttattcttcttgtgTCACTCCGAAATAAATGGTTGGGATCCTGTAGAAATCTCTAATACACACAATATAGTGAGTATTTACAATATAAAGGAGGAATACGCGATCTGGGATGGTAACAGTGTGTTGTCCCGGACAGACGGTACCGCACGTACTAACGCGAAGCGGAGTCGCAGTCACTCACCTCGTGACAACACGAATTTGCTGGAGCTGGCGGTGAGACTGCAGCCCCTGACGGGCGTCCATCGCCGACGCTGGGACGGCTTGGCAAGGGCGCCGAAGAGACACCGCCCGAGAGATGCTGCTGCTGCCTTGAGAACCACCATGGTGTTTACACGACAGCAGACACCTACACAGCCAGCTTTCttctcaaaaaagaaaaaaaaacttatatTGTTTGACTGCAGTTTAAGTACTCGGCCTGTCTTCGTGCAGTCGGTGCAGAGCGCTgaagatttttttaaagcagGCTCATATTACTCCCTAGTTAGTGAGGTGccactcctccttctggggCCGGCCTGCATTTCCTGCTTATTGGTTAGAACGAGAACCCGCATTTAGCTCCCCAAATTaagtattgtttttttaaaaaaatacagtccAAATTACGTTATTTTCCAGGGTGCaccatttatttacattttcgcCATTCATAAGACGTCATCGAATGTGGGAAGGGGCAACTATCTTACGGCCTACTCCGTGACGTCCGCCAATCAGCTGCGTCCTTCGGGGGGGCGTTCCGCCTTAATATAGTGAAGCCGTTAGACCAGCGACATGTTCACGAATCTCAATAGACGTCCTCTTTTGATCACGTTCCCTTCGTTGCCATTCAAACGCGTGCACGCGATTTCGAACCCCAGTTTCTAGCAATCGTTTTCATTGGCTAACATTTGCGAACTTGACAGCTGATAACATTTAAAAGGTGCATGGACTACAACATATTATATGCGATAACAAATTCATGTATTGATTTTCGCGAGGGTCTTGACGCTAGCATGAGTTTATATTTAACGGAATTGAATTCTTTGGTTTTGGGAAATTTTATGCCAGACAAAAGTtacaacacacaattaaatctcTGTTTTTCATAAAAGTAATCACATTGTAAGCAATTATGCGATATTTAGATGtctcacaatgtgataaaacctgttattttgaccctGTATGAAAATTTTTTCTTTGTATACACAAAGGGAactcgattttataaaaatatatgaatgcaatcaaaaaactaaaaatgccaaaagcacAACTCTATGCAAATTGTCAGCCTCACACTTTTTGCAAAACACTAAACACATTTGTCACCATTAGACACAGCGATATATCATGATATTGCTTCCTTGCCATTTCCAAGTACTGGCTTTCAAATGACCATACCTATGAACAAATTGGTTAAACACAACCACCATGTGTGTAGACACGTAGGGGCTTAATTGTAGACACACAAGTTTAAGCTCTATAAAAAGCTCTATAAAATTTTTTGTCTTCAACAAAAATGGTGTTAGAGGGAGAGTGAGGATGAAAGGAGGAGACCATGAAGGAGGTGGAGTAAGAGAAGGAAGTGAAGCAAAAGGCTGAGGCCAAGATAGAGACTGAGGTAGAAGTTTGTGCCACACTAGTCGCCCACGTGATAAACCATGGACTAACACTGAGGGTGGTTGGACTGAAAGTTCAGCcagaacacaggtgaaaaacatGTCATCTATCTACAGTAAATCAGTAGCTTATTGTATGCATACATCAGCCCTTTTTGCTAGTCATTCCTGTGATATTTTACAGTAGGCTACATGTATTCTGTTTGGTCTAGAGAAGATGGAGGGTCGAGAACACCAAGGAGGAAGGGGCCCCATATTcacacaagaaaaaaagagagcagTAATAAATTTGATTTTGGCCAATAGCACAATAAGATATTCTAACCAAAAAACATGAAGTTCAAACAAAACATCTTTCAGGGACTTTTGCACATGGATGCTGAGGAAATCCCACATTTGTTTATATACATTGATGGGGCTGGGTTAAACCTAATACAAgtcagaagaagaggaagaaacGTCATTGGTCACAGGGCTATTTTCAATGTATCACGGCAATGTAGGGGTATCACTATCCTTTGTGCTGCCATCACACAGAATGGGCTCCTCCATCACCCTGCCAACTTGTATTCTTACAAGACCACCCTCATTCTCATGTTTTTAGACAGATTACACAACACCATCACAGCAGCAAACCAAATGGACCAGATGCAATACATTGTCGCCTGGGATGCAATGCATCTTTCCATCGATATCCTCTGTTCCAAAACTGATTTCAGTAACATCCCCAATTTACAGTTTAACGCCTTccaccataccccccccccttcctaaaCCCCATTGAAGATTTTTTCTCGGCATGGCGGTGGAAGGTTTACGATCTCCAACTCTGTCCAGATACCCCACATTCAAGTCATAGAGGAAGCCTGTAATCAAATGGATGCAGCATATGTACAAGGATGGATTTGACATTCAAAAAAGTTCCCATGTTGTCTTGCAAATAAGAATATAGTCTGCAATGTCGACAAAGTTCTATGGCCAGATCCAGCTAGGTGAAGAGATATATTTATATCAGTCTGCAGAGTTCATCTTGTGGAGTATTTGGtgaatttatttttgtactttctCTGTGTACTTTGATCATTAGGAAACTAGAAATGTGTTATGACTCATGCATGCAATATGATGACAAAAATCATGTTCTTCTAAATAATTTAATAGTTTTGACTGAAGTATTTCATTTTGAAAAAGATCTGAGGTGTTCTGATACTTGGGTGTGTGATTGTGATAATGTGGTAATGTGATAATGATCTGAATGACTCTGAAATTCATTGTTAGTTCTATACATGTTAAATTTATTTTCAATTTTATCAGTAATtgtgtcaaaataacagatcaaaaaatattaataacagATTTATTCATATTGATTTTAGCTGATATGGCTGGTTTTTTTATGTAACTTCCTTTGTAACTTCATTCTTATCCTTCAGAAATCATGCACCATTTGCAAATTCACAATATTGCCTGAAAAAATTGAGTAGCTTTCAAAAATACACTACCAGTCAGCAGTTTGGACACACTTAGTCATAGAGAGAGTTTTCTCCTTTTTGTTTactatttttttgcatttcagGGTAACAATGACTTCAACCCTAGAGATGACTTATGTGAAGATTTCAAAACTAAAGAATTTATATGAAATTATGCAGTGACCAAAATATTGTTGAACAAATCAAAAAAAGTCTTGAGATTTTTCAAAACACCCGCCTCTTACCTTGATGACAGCTTTACAAACTCTTAGGGTTCTcccaagggaaaaaaataacatgatTAAATGGTCTTTGATTTCATCTGGAGATTAAAACTGCACTATTTGAAAAAGTAAGTATTATGTAATATGAAAGATAATCGTGGCCTAGTTCTTCCTTGTGAAACCTTAAACAATGTATTCAGAAATGGATCACTTATTATTTAGTGGAGAAAGATAGCATGTTAATTCCTTACTAAGTTTGTTTAAAGGGTGGCCTTGAATTCCTCTTGAAATGTAGTTTTTCACTTGTTACCATGTcacttgttaaa
Coding sequences within it:
- the ca5a gene encoding carbonic anhydrase 5A, mitochondrial; this encodes MVVLKAAAASLGRCLFGALAKPSQRRRWTPVRGCSLTASSSKFVLSRVHPMWQEPLAIPGGDRQSPINITMRKSIYDPHLQPISIRYDPRTCQQIWNNGYSFLVEFDDTTDKSTLRGGPLEDQYRLCQFHFHWGESNAWGSEHTVDRCLYPAELHLVHWNSEKYSLFEEAVMEENGLAVIGIFLKVGKRHDGLQKLVDALPAIRHKDSVVEFNRFDPSCLLPSNTDDYWTYAGSLTTPPLTEAVTWIIMKKHIEVSHDQLAVFRSLLFTSAEEEMQKSMVNNFRCQQPLRGRTVRSSFSPFLHEDVSSEAAGR